In the Pirellulales bacterium genome, TCCTACTCAAAGGTTCTCAGTTGTTCGGTTATCGTCTGCAAGATTCACGAGAGTGAATCCAGAGAGTTTTACAAAATCAGATTGTTTTTTAATAGAAAGTTAACGTCACATGCGAACGAGCAAAATCAAAGCTAAGCTAGCTCGAAATGAGCCTGCACTATGTACGTCATTAAGTCTTGCGGACCCAGCCATATTTGAGCTAACGAGCCTGATGGGGTTCGACGGCATTTGGATGGATTTGGAGCATCATACGGCCAGCTTGGAGACCGCCGCCCATCTGATGCGCGCCGCTCGCGTCGGTTCTGCGGACATTGTGGCGCGGCCTGCCAAGGGCGAGTTCATGCGGATGAGCCGAATGTTGGAAATCGGCGCTCAGGGAATCATGTACCCACGGTGCGACAACGCCGCGGAAGCTGCAGAAGTTGTGCGTTGGGCCAAGTTCGCCCCCGATGGAATGCGAGGATTCGACGGCGGGAACGCGGATGCCGCCTACACTTCGATGAGCCTGTCCGACTATGTCGCTCACGCGAATCGAGAAACGTTTATTATTATCCAACTCGAACATCCACAAGCCATCGAACAAGCCGATGCGATCGCGGCGGTTCCCGGTGTTGACGCGCTCATGGTTGGTCCGGCCGACTTCAGTATTCTCGGGGGATTCCCCGGCGAGTTCGACCACCCACAGATGACCGCGGCGCTTGACAAAACGGCGCGTGCCGCGCGTCAAACAGGTAAGCACTGGGCCTTTCTTGCGCAGAATGCCGAACTTGCCGATCACGCCCTAAAGATGGGCGCAGCGTTGATCTTTCATTTTTCAGATCTGGTTGCCGTCAAGAATGCCCTTGAGCGAGTCCAACAGCAATTCTCACCGATGGGGTTTACCTTCGACGACTGTCGCAATGGCAAGGCTGCCAACGAATATGCAGGCACCGACGCTGCACCTCGCTTCTCCAAGCCACCGATGTTCATCCGCGGAAATATGGCCAATCAAGAGCAATGCTCGTAACCGACCTCACCAGTTTCTCAAACGACATTTATGCCAATTCGAGCAAAGTATACGCACACGAACATTGTGGCCAAGGATTGGCGGCGACTCGCCAAATTCTACGAGGAGGTGTTCGGCTGCACGCCGATTCC is a window encoding:
- a CDS encoding aldolase, translated to MRTSKIKAKLARNEPALCTSLSLADPAIFELTSLMGFDGIWMDLEHHTASLETAAHLMRAARVGSADIVARPAKGEFMRMSRMLEIGAQGIMYPRCDNAAEAAEVVRWAKFAPDGMRGFDGGNADAAYTSMSLSDYVAHANRETFIIIQLEHPQAIEQADAIAAVPGVDALMVGPADFSILGGFPGEFDHPQMTAALDKTARAARQTGKHWAFLAQNAELADHALKMGAALIFHFSDLVAVKNALERVQQQFSPMGFTFDDCRNGKAANEYAGTDAAPRFSKPPMFIRGNMANQEQCS